The Acropora palmata chromosome 3, jaAcrPala1.3, whole genome shotgun sequence nucleotide sequence CTGTTGGCAAAATCCTGCGCTAAATTTGGTTGGCTCACCATTGTTTGGACGATGTCTCTAAAATAACCAGAAACTACCACAACGTAGTGAATTGGCTTTGCCAAGTGCTCAGACAAACATCATCGTCATTTTGAACTCTTGTATTTTGTTTGGAAATCTGGCCGTCTTTTATCCAGGAAGGAAAGTTCGGTAATTATTATATTGTGGGGCAGTAATAGGCTCCTGTGTGGGGCCATTATGAGTactcagtgccgtagcaaggggaggggccgggggggcccgtgcccccccagtgttttgctaaaaagtaaaaacagacctgtataaaatgttgaaaacaaaatatcatCAAGCAACTGTGTGGGaagttttcacaaaacgacctgccgatgaagtctacctttgcctctaaggcaactccgacagtttaataactacgaacttactacgatgactctgaaaggtgaaacatttgctggtttcaagatacagagatagtcggttttctattttgtaatcgacgttgcaagtgttatactgtcaatgtgcattggtttgctgtacgaagtaaataattcgcgatatgcgtaaatcagaaatagctcttggagaacgctggaaatagcatttccaagcctctagatttcaaaattttcgggggagcatgcccccagaccccccccTAACGGCTCGCgtctccggcgctcgcgtgcccccccacttatatcacccttgctacggcactggtaCTGAGTATACTGAGTTATTTTAGTCCCTTATAGCCTTTTATTCTCGTTTTATTTGCTTAGAAGGAGCTCATGAAGGAGCTTGAAGAGTTAGAACAAAAGGAGGATTAGATGAAAATTTACTGCAAATTGTTGGAACCACTAGTCGACCAAACTTCATTCGCTTAGGATGAACTCATGAATGAGCGTGAAAAGCTGGAACAAAAAGCATTGGATGAAGATgatttaattacaataattgagATTTGCTTTTTCCTTTAAGGTGAAATTAATCATCACGTTGACCaaagtcctgagaaggactgctgTTGGTGactgacaacgatttaggacAGTTTGTTCCAAGTTAGTAAACCgactttcgagtgtaattcgttgatagtacaCTTTTAGAACATCTCTAGGTTGACGTTTAGTTAAAAACGTCTTTGTTTTGTAAGATTTCTTTTACGAGAAGTTGGCTGTAAAACTGTGACGAATGCAAAAATCACCGATGGCAAGAAATAAAGGCAACGACGACAAGTCATGAACTAAATCGTCTCTTCGATAAGTTGAAAGTAAGACACTCCTCTAGGATAACTCACGTCAGTGACGGAGTGTCCCCTTTGTAAAACTCAATAACGTAaaaatatttggtcttttcaCGCGTTATTTATGAGATGGACCGGTGAAAACCTTCTGCACCACTTACATTGCTGCTTTTTCAATCGCTTCTCCCCCCGCCTCCCCaacccccccacccccttTCCTTGATGCTATCTGTTGGTAGATTATTTCTCTGCCAACCCACCACCTGGGCTACCTGTGTTGCAGTCACAGGCTCCCGCGTCTCCCGTTGTGCCAGGTTGCTAATAAGTGTGACATCACACACCTAAATAAAGTTCTTACTTCAAATTATAGAAGGTGGTGGATCACAATTATTTGGCGACCACTTTGCCTAGATTGTCGGTATTCGAAAGATTTTTACCTTTTAAATTAGGATTAATAACCAGTGGatcaagatgtggaaaatttTTGGCGGAAAAAACAAGGAACAGCCCCCAACAACACAGGAGGCGATTCAGAAGTTGCGTTCTACAGAGGAGATGTTGACGAAGAAGAGTGAATTTTTAGAGAAGAAAATTGATGCAGAGACAGACActgcaagaaaaaatgcatcgAAGAATAAGCGAGGTAAGTTGTGTGTTGATATGATTCGTTTTACTTTTGACATTAAAGAAGTCCGTAATAGAAGCGGCTGTTTACCCAAACACCAAGCACAGTGCGCGGTAATGATTAAGTGAAATCAGTTCTGATGTTATGTGACACGGTTGTAGCTGCCCTGATGGCattgaagaggaaaaagagACTCGGAAAGCAACTTCAGCAGATAGATGGGACGTTGTCAACAATCGAGTTTCAGAGAGAAGCACTGGAAAATGCGAACACCAATACAGAAGTGCTCAAGAATATGTCTTACGCTGCAAAAGCACTTAAATCAGCCCATCAGCAACTGTGAGTACACTTTATTACATTTAATCCCAACATTGACATTAACACATTGTTTTTCTTAGTGTACAGATTTAAAGTGAAATATAAAAAGGAAAGTTTTATGAGCCACTGCTTTTGGTTGCCTCATGGTGTCTGCAATCTGAATGCCTTCATCATGATCAAACAGGATGCATTGATGAGTTGATGTTTGCTATTcatgtttatataataacccaagttattctcgcattttgattggttcttgcctatgatctattagaggacagatgCATGGATGATAACAGCactcaattcaagtttttttctaatttttttaatttgaaccaatcacaattctttgctaagcatagcaaccaatcagttcgcttcattctgtatagacattagatcaagtcagtgctattttcgtgtctgtcaaagtggcgaaattagaaataaaaaggcattttttttctgtatattttaattttttattatataaaacaaacagATGCCGTGTTGCcatgcgtctgttcagtaatagatcacagaggatgtcaaaatgtggtaagagcATCAGTTACACACTCGGCTGCACCTCGTATGCCACGTTTTTGGtttttaccacattttgaagtcatctgtgatctattattactgaacagacgcatggcaacatggaatctatttgttaagtgGTGCATCATAGTTAAAATTCTCAATCCTGTGTgattgttaataatattattattgtaatacaCCAGAATTGACTATCATCAACAAGCAATCTCAGCGCAATTCAAAAGGTTTTCCACCAAATGCGTAGgctgcaaacaaaatgacCCCTTTTGATTTGAGTGGTAAACCTCAAATCGCAGAGAGAAACAACTCTGAGCAGAGTGAAGATCAACAAACTTAACGCCATCCACATGCTATCGCATCTGGGAATTGAACAATTTGTCCCACGTTGGTGGAAGTGCTCACACAACTAAACAAGGCCTCTTGATGCCATGACACTACATTAATGCTGTTGTTGCATGTAGAAGTATATAACGCAACAAAGCATTGCTCAGAAACACTTGGCACAGTATTTTCTGAGCCATAATCACATAGTTATTTCAGATAGTCAAAAACTGCTTTATGCCTTTTTGGAAACTTTTAAGGGCATTAtatcctttcatttttttaattcctataattttcttaattctgcgtctttggtattttgttgcTAAA carries:
- the LOC141876326 gene encoding charged multivesicular body protein 4b-like, producing the protein MWKIFGGKNKEQPPTTQEAIQKLRSTEEMLTKKSEFLEKKIDAETDTARKNASKNKRAALMALKRKKRLGKQLQQIDGTLSTIEFQREALENANTNTEVLKNMSYAAKALKSAHQQLDVEDVHEMMDDIQEQTELADEISRAISEPAGFAVDYDEDELLNELEELEQEGLDEDLLQIVATTSLPNIPATELPAAPAAPAQSKTKQEDDDLRELQAWAN